From a region of the Impatiens glandulifera chromosome 4, dImpGla2.1, whole genome shotgun sequence genome:
- the LOC124936004 gene encoding ADP-ribosylation factor 1-like 2: MGQAFRKLFDTFFGNSEMRVVMLGLDAAGKTTILYKLHIGEVLSTVPTIGFNVEKVQYKNVIFTVWDVGGQEKLRPLWRHYFNNTDGLIYVVDSLDRERIGKAKQEFQTIIKDPFMLNSVILVFANKQDMKGAMTPMEVCEGLGLYDLKNRRWHIQGTCAHKGDGLYEGLDWLSSTLKEIRAAGYSSVGPSSF; encoded by the exons ATGGGACAAGCCTTCCGCAAGTTGTTTGATACCTTCTTCGGGAATAGCGAGATGAGG GTTGTGATGCTTGGTCTTGATGCTGCTGGTAAAACAACAATATTGTACAAGCTTCATATAGGAGAAGTTTTGTCAACTGTTCCTACAATTG GCTTCAATGTGGAAAAAGTGCAGTACAAGAATGTCATATTTACTGTGTGGGACGTTGGAGGTCAAGAGAAATTGAGGCCATTGTGGAGGCATTACTTTAATAATACTGATGGATTG ATATATGTTGTGGACTCATTGGATCGAGAGAGGATTGGTAAAGCAAAGCAAGAGTTTCAG ACCATCATCAAAGATCCTTTCATGCTCAACAGTGTTATTTTGGTATTTGCAAACAAGCAGGATATG aaaGGAGCAATGACACCCATGGAAGTGTGTGAAGGACTTGGGCTGTATGACCTCAAGAACAGGAGATGGCATATACAAGGGACATGTGCTCATAAAGGAGATGGCCTATATGAAGGGCTGGACTGGCTTTCTAGCACTCTCAAGGAGATTAGGGCTGCTGGATATTCTTCAGTAGGACCCTCATCATTTTAA